From a region of the Bradyrhizobium sp. KBS0727 genome:
- a CDS encoding DUF3572 domain-containing protein: protein MKKPVHTPREVAEIVAIQALTFVAGDPERLGLFLAESGLGPETLRTAAANPQFLASVLDFVMRDDATVKAFADASQLHPTNVAAARQVLGDPDWERDVP from the coding sequence TTGAAAAAGCCTGTTCACACCCCCCGCGAAGTAGCTGAAATCGTTGCGATTCAAGCGCTGACCTTCGTCGCCGGCGATCCCGAGCGGCTGGGGCTATTTCTGGCTGAAAGCGGCTTGGGCCCGGAGACGCTGCGAACCGCCGCCGCCAATCCGCAATTTTTGGCATCCGTGCTCGATTTCGTCATGCGCGATGACGCAACCGTGAAGGCCTTTGCCGACGCCTCGCAACTCCACCCGACCAACGTCGCCGCCGCCCGCCAGGTGCTGGGCGACCCGGACTGGGAGCGCGACGTGCCGTGA
- a CDS encoding PleD family two-component system response regulator gives MSARILVVDDVPANVKLLEARLSAEYFDVLTAANGAQALDVCSRAECDIILLDVMMPDMDGFEVCRRLKSNPATHYIPVVIVTALDSAADRVRGLEAGADDFLTKPVSDVVLIARVRSLTRLKMMTDELRMRAITSLEIGMEAPERSAVADKGLGGRILLVDDRPSSYERLAPILAAEHTVDVETNPAEALFHAADGNYDLLIVSLSLENYDGLRLCSQARSLERTRQMPILAISDADNNTRLLRGLEIGVNDYLLRPVDKNELLARARTQIRKRRYTDHLRDNVQNSIEMAITDALTGLHNRRYMESHLQTLAEQASSRGKPLALMIIDIDFFKAINDNYGHDAGDDVLREFAVRIRKSIRGIDLACRYGGEEFVIVMPETDLHVAGMVAERLRRSIAGETFAVNKGAKRIEVTISIGLTTLERKGEPVADVLKRADTALYRAKHDGRNRVVSAAA, from the coding sequence ATGTCTGCGCGTATCCTGGTCGTCGATGATGTTCCCGCCAACGTCAAGCTGCTGGAAGCCCGTCTGTCGGCCGAATATTTCGACGTGCTGACCGCTGCCAACGGTGCCCAGGCGCTGGACGTGTGTTCGCGCGCCGAATGCGACATCATCCTGCTCGACGTCATGATGCCCGACATGGACGGTTTCGAGGTTTGCCGCCGGCTGAAGTCCAACCCGGCCACGCATTACATTCCGGTGGTGATCGTCACGGCGCTGGACAGCGCGGCCGATCGCGTCCGCGGGCTCGAGGCAGGCGCCGACGATTTCCTGACCAAGCCGGTGTCCGACGTTGTGCTGATCGCGCGCGTCCGTTCATTGACGCGGCTGAAGATGATGACCGACGAGCTGCGCATGCGCGCCATCACCTCGCTGGAAATCGGCATGGAGGCACCGGAGCGCAGCGCCGTCGCCGACAAGGGCCTCGGCGGACGAATCCTGCTGGTCGACGACCGGCCGTCGTCCTACGAGCGGCTGGCGCCGATCCTTGCCGCCGAGCACACCGTCGATGTCGAGACCAATCCGGCGGAAGCACTGTTTCATGCCGCCGACGGCAACTACGACCTGCTGATCGTCTCGCTCAGCCTGGAGAACTATGACGGGCTGCGGCTGTGCAGCCAGGCGCGCTCCCTGGAGCGTACCCGCCAGATGCCGATCCTTGCTATTTCCGATGCCGACAACAACACGCGGCTGCTGCGCGGGCTTGAAATCGGCGTCAACGATTACCTGCTGCGCCCGGTCGACAAGAACGAGCTGCTGGCGCGGGCGCGCACCCAGATCCGCAAGCGGCGCTACACCGACCATCTGCGCGACAATGTGCAGAACTCGATCGAAATGGCGATCACCGACGCGCTGACCGGGCTGCATAATCGCCGCTACATGGAAAGCCATCTGCAGACGCTGGCCGAGCAGGCCTCGAGCCGCGGCAAGCCTCTGGCGCTGATGATCATCGACATCGATTTCTTCAAGGCCATCAACGACAATTACGGTCACGACGCCGGCGACGACGTGCTGCGCGAATTTGCGGTGCGGATCCGCAAGTCGATTCGCGGCATCGATCTGGCTTGCCGCTACGGCGGCGAGGAATTCGTCATCGTGATGCCGGAAACCGACCTTCACGTCGCCGGCATGGTGGCGGAACGGCTGCGCCGCTCGATCGCCGGCGAGACTTTCGCCGTCAACAAGGGCGCCAAGCGCATCGAGGTCACGATCTCGATCGGGCTGACGACGCTGGAGCGCAAGGGCGAGCCGGTCGCCGACGTGCTGAAACGCGCCGACACCGCGCTGTACCGTGCCAAGCACGACGGCCGCAACCGGGTGGTTTCCGCGGCGGCGTAG
- a CDS encoding MFS transporter, whose product MPLLQVLRPTLPILIGASLMLTLSMGLRQSLGIFMQPLTHDIGISVSDFTLAIAVQNLAWGFLQPLAGAMTVRYGFRSIMVIGSLFYIAGLTLMAGAHGFLSVMIGGGVLIGMSLACTAAAIAMSVAARAVPATVRSTVMGLVSGAGSLGALLSAPLGQILNEGYGWRVGLAGFVVLALAMIPAAWFAGGVDRIPLPKPASDDIGNTSASVAVKVAFSNPSFVVMTCAYFVCGMQLVFLTTHLPSYLAICGMDPMLSAQTLGMIGGFNVLGSIFFGWAGQRWNKLALLGGIYIVRSIALAWYFTLPPTPATTLLFGAIMGFLWMGVGPLVAGAVAEMFGLKWQAMIQGLAFMSHQLGSFLGAFGGGVLYDQLGSYTMAWRIGVALGLAGGIIQVAFALIRPSGPPLLRTA is encoded by the coding sequence ATGCCCCTGCTGCAAGTCCTGCGCCCCACGCTGCCCATCCTGATCGGCGCCTCGCTGATGCTGACGCTGAGCATGGGCCTGCGGCAATCGCTCGGCATCTTCATGCAGCCGCTGACTCATGACATCGGCATATCGGTCTCCGACTTCACGCTGGCGATTGCCGTGCAAAACCTCGCCTGGGGTTTTCTCCAGCCGCTCGCCGGCGCGATGACGGTGCGTTATGGCTTTCGCAGCATCATGGTGATCGGCTCGTTGTTTTACATCGCTGGCCTGACGTTGATGGCGGGCGCGCACGGCTTTCTCAGCGTCATGATCGGTGGCGGCGTGCTGATCGGCATGTCGCTGGCCTGCACCGCGGCGGCGATTGCGATGTCGGTCGCAGCGCGCGCGGTGCCGGCGACGGTGCGCAGCACAGTGATGGGCCTGGTGTCAGGGGCGGGATCGCTCGGCGCCCTGTTGTCGGCGCCGCTCGGGCAGATCCTGAATGAAGGCTATGGGTGGCGCGTGGGCCTTGCAGGGTTCGTGGTGCTGGCGCTGGCGATGATTCCCGCGGCCTGGTTTGCCGGCGGCGTCGACCGGATTCCGCTGCCGAAGCCGGCGTCGGACGACATCGGTAACACCTCGGCCAGCGTCGCGGTCAAGGTCGCATTCTCCAACCCGTCCTTCGTGGTGATGACCTGCGCCTATTTCGTCTGCGGCATGCAGCTCGTCTTCCTCACCACGCATCTGCCGTCCTATCTGGCGATCTGTGGCATGGACCCGATGCTGAGCGCGCAGACGCTCGGCATGATCGGTGGCTTCAACGTGCTCGGCAGTATCTTCTTCGGCTGGGCCGGCCAGCGCTGGAACAAGCTGGCGCTGCTCGGCGGCATCTACATCGTCCGTTCCATCGCGCTTGCCTGGTACTTCACGTTGCCGCCGACGCCGGCCACGACATTGCTGTTCGGCGCCATCATGGGTTTCCTGTGGATGGGCGTTGGGCCGCTGGTGGCGGGTGCGGTCGCCGAAATGTTCGGCCTGAAATGGCAGGCGATGATCCAGGGGCTCGCCTTCATGAGCCATCAGCTCGGCAGCTTCCTCGGCGCCTTCGGCGGCGGGGTGCTGTACGACCAGCTGGGCTCCTACACCATGGCCTGGCGCATCGGCGTCGCGCTGGGTCTCGCCGGTGGAATCATCCAGGTCGCATTCGCGCTGATCCGGCCGAGCGGGCCGCCGCTGTTGCGAACGGCGTAA
- a CDS encoding ammonium transporter: MLFGDIALAEDAGPPACGGKILEKCTPNSGDTAWMLTSVALVLMMTVPGLGLFYGGMVRKKNVGDTVMTSFAVTCLVTILFALFTYSMAFRAGSPFIGGLDRMFLKDILSDIGKGGIGNPNPLAATIPESVYICFQMTFAIITPALIAGAFAERMKFSAMLWFIGLWAIFVYAPIAHWVWGPDGIFSAGNDAAWVKVLDFAGGTVVHINAGVAGLMCAIMLGKRKETGPAHNMVLTFIGASLLWVGWFGFNAGSAVTAGMQAGMAMLVTQIATAVAGFTWMLVEWALKGKPTVVGICSGAVAGLVAITPASGFVGPVGAFAIGIAAGVFCYWGCTGLKRLFSYDDALDCFGVHAIGGIVGALLTGVFAVEQYGGTPGALEGNVGQFFNQCIGVATVFVYDAVVSLIILFVVKMFVGLRVTQDIEREGLDLALHGEVVQ, from the coding sequence ATGCTGTTCGGTGACATCGCGCTCGCGGAAGACGCGGGGCCGCCAGCCTGCGGTGGCAAGATTCTCGAGAAGTGTACACCCAACTCCGGCGATACCGCATGGATGCTGACGTCGGTCGCGCTCGTCTTGATGATGACCGTTCCGGGTCTCGGCCTGTTCTATGGTGGCATGGTGCGCAAGAAGAACGTGGGCGACACGGTGATGACCAGCTTTGCCGTCACCTGCCTCGTCACCATTCTGTTCGCGCTCTTTACCTACAGTATGGCGTTTCGCGCCGGCTCGCCGTTCATCGGGGGCCTGGATAGGATGTTCTTGAAGGACATCCTGAGCGACATCGGCAAGGGAGGTATCGGCAATCCCAATCCGCTCGCCGCGACCATTCCTGAGAGCGTGTACATCTGCTTTCAGATGACGTTCGCCATCATTACGCCAGCGTTGATCGCCGGCGCGTTTGCCGAGCGGATGAAGTTCTCGGCCATGCTCTGGTTCATCGGCCTGTGGGCAATTTTCGTCTATGCGCCGATTGCGCACTGGGTCTGGGGACCCGACGGCATCTTCTCCGCCGGCAACGACGCCGCGTGGGTGAAAGTGCTGGATTTCGCCGGCGGCACTGTCGTGCATATCAACGCCGGTGTTGCTGGGCTGATGTGCGCGATCATGCTTGGCAAACGGAAAGAAACCGGGCCGGCGCACAACATGGTGCTCACCTTCATCGGCGCCTCCCTGTTGTGGGTTGGCTGGTTCGGATTCAACGCCGGCTCCGCCGTGACCGCGGGCATGCAAGCCGGAATGGCGATGCTGGTAACCCAGATTGCTACCGCAGTTGCCGGCTTTACCTGGATGCTGGTGGAATGGGCGCTGAAGGGCAAGCCGACCGTCGTCGGCATCTGCTCGGGCGCGGTCGCCGGCCTTGTCGCGATTACGCCGGCTTCCGGCTTCGTCGGGCCGGTCGGCGCCTTCGCCATCGGAATCGCGGCAGGCGTCTTCTGCTACTGGGGGTGCACCGGCTTGAAGCGCTTGTTCAGCTATGACGACGCGCTGGATTGTTTCGGCGTTCATGCGATCGGCGGCATCGTCGGGGCGCTTCTGACCGGGGTGTTCGCGGTCGAGCAATACGGTGGAACCCCAGGCGCTCTGGAGGGTAACGTTGGACAGTTCTTCAACCAATGCATCGGGGTGGCCACCGTTTTCGTTTATGACGCCGTCGTCAGCCTGATCATCCTTTTCGTGGTCAAGATGTTCGTCGGTCTTCGCGTGACGCAAGACATCGAGCGGGAAGGGCTGGACCTCGCGCTGCACGGAGAAGTCGTGCAATAA
- a CDS encoding response regulator, producing the protein MAKTVLIVEDNELNMKLFRDLLEAHGYQTSGTSNGFEALDLVRKLRPDLILMDIQLPQVSGLEVTRWIKDDPELRAIPVVAVTAFAMKGDEERIREGGCEAYLSKPISVGKFIETVRRFIG; encoded by the coding sequence ATGGCCAAAACCGTCCTGATCGTCGAGGACAACGAGCTCAATATGAAGCTCTTTCGCGATCTGTTGGAAGCGCACGGCTATCAGACCTCGGGCACCAGCAATGGTTTCGAGGCGCTCGATCTCGTCCGCAAGCTTCGCCCCGACCTGATCCTGATGGATATCCAGCTGCCGCAGGTATCCGGCCTCGAAGTGACGCGCTGGATCAAGGACGATCCGGAACTGCGCGCCATTCCGGTGGTCGCGGTGACCGCCTTCGCGATGAAGGGCGACGAGGAACGCATCCGCGAGGGCGGCTGCGAGGCGTATTTGTCCAAACCAATTTCGGTCGGCAAGTTTATTGAAACGGTGCGACGTTTTATCGGGTAG
- the rpmG gene encoding 50S ribosomal protein L33, producing the protein MAKAVTIKVKLVSTADTGFYYVAKKNSRTMTDKLVKKKYDPVARKHVEFKESKIK; encoded by the coding sequence ATGGCCAAAGCGGTCACCATCAAGGTCAAGCTCGTTTCCACGGCGGATACCGGCTTCTATTACGTCGCCAAGAAGAATTCGCGCACCATGACCGACAAGCTGGTCAAGAAGAAGTACGATCCGGTCGCGCGCAAGCACGTCGAGTTCAAGGAATCGAAGATCAAGTAA
- a CDS encoding serine hydrolase, protein MEDLKVTADGYDFNPARAAMQRYIDGNLLSGISWAVMVGRDLVDVNCVGWADKEAQTPLRTDHIFRVFSNTKLITSCAALLLFEEGKFGLDDPIEKYIPQLGNRKVLRPGATSLDDTEPAKSSITIRQLLSHSSGLSYGFFDPGTIIFKALNERGVHNPMTTLAQMVDVLADLPLIYQPGTSWEYSLAIDVVARLVEVISGQSFDTFIKARILDPLGMVDTGFVVPEKDQGRLVAYYAGADLMEPMKPGLTRTDNAPFPGAYLHPVARLNGGGGLVSTMPDMVALIRSLLPGGRTLLKPETIAQMMTNQLPDGQWIRFAMMGEQPGKAHGLAGGLILKPSAFDHPDASGEFYWGGVAGTQWWISPKRNMAGVMMAQRQMAFVHPFSFEFKRLAYEAVKQGARAVA, encoded by the coding sequence ATGGAAGACCTGAAAGTGACCGCTGATGGTTACGACTTCAACCCGGCACGTGCGGCCATGCAGCGCTATATCGACGGCAACCTGCTGTCCGGCATTTCCTGGGCGGTGATGGTCGGCCGGGATCTGGTGGACGTGAACTGCGTCGGATGGGCCGACAAGGAAGCGCAGACGCCTCTTCGCACCGACCATATTTTCCGGGTTTTTTCCAACACCAAGCTGATCACCTCCTGCGCGGCGCTGCTGCTGTTCGAGGAAGGAAAATTCGGACTTGATGATCCCATCGAGAAGTATATTCCGCAGCTTGGAAATCGGAAGGTGTTACGCCCTGGCGCGACCTCGCTGGATGACACCGAACCGGCGAAGAGCTCGATCACGATCCGTCAGCTCCTGAGCCACAGCTCCGGTCTGAGCTACGGCTTTTTCGATCCCGGCACCATCATCTTCAAGGCGCTCAACGAGCGCGGCGTCCACAATCCCATGACCACGCTGGCGCAGATGGTAGACGTGCTGGCCGACCTGCCGCTGATCTATCAGCCGGGGACGTCATGGGAATACTCGCTCGCGATCGACGTGGTGGCACGGTTGGTCGAAGTCATCAGCGGCCAGAGTTTTGATACGTTCATCAAGGCCCGGATCCTCGATCCGCTGGGCATGGTCGATACCGGCTTCGTCGTTCCGGAGAAAGATCAGGGACGGCTGGTAGCGTATTACGCCGGCGCCGACCTGATGGAGCCGATGAAGCCGGGCCTCACCCGTACCGACAATGCGCCCTTCCCCGGCGCCTATCTGCACCCTGTCGCAAGGCTCAATGGCGGTGGTGGTCTGGTCTCGACAATGCCCGATATGGTCGCGTTGATCCGAAGCCTGTTGCCCGGCGGCCGTACCCTGCTCAAGCCGGAGACGATCGCGCAGATGATGACCAACCAGTTGCCCGATGGCCAGTGGATCCGCTTTGCCATGATGGGCGAACAGCCCGGCAAGGCGCATGGGTTGGCCGGCGGGCTCATCCTGAAGCCCTCGGCGTTCGATCATCCCGATGCGTCAGGCGAATTCTATTGGGGCGGCGTGGCCGGCACGCAATGGTGGATCTCGCCGAAGCGCAACATGGCCGGCGTGATGATGGCACAGCGCCAGATGGCGTTCGTCCATCCGTTCTCGTTCGAGTTCAAGCGGCTAGCGTATGAGGCCGTCAAACAAGGCGCCAGGGCCGTCGCCTGA
- a CDS encoding TetR/AcrR family transcriptional regulator → MKDRILETADRLFYLQGIRAVGVDTIAAEIGISKRTLYNHFPSKDALISAYLARRFVAPRPSEKPPAEQILGTFDSLERRFSAKDFRGCPFVNAVAELGSEDQSVRKIAVAFKESRRLWFRDLLLELGVADAEGLATQLALLVDGSIAQDLVRNDPAMARAAKQAAAVLLENAGVKVGSGAVAPKPHPATKRPRPSSPI, encoded by the coding sequence ATGAAGGACCGGATCCTGGAAACCGCGGACAGGCTGTTCTACCTGCAGGGGATTCGCGCTGTCGGCGTCGACACCATCGCGGCCGAAATCGGCATCAGCAAGCGCACGCTCTACAATCATTTTCCGTCAAAGGACGCGCTGATCTCGGCCTATCTGGCGCGGCGCTTCGTGGCGCCGCGGCCATCGGAGAAACCGCCCGCCGAACAGATTCTCGGTACTTTCGATTCGCTGGAACGGCGATTCTCGGCCAAGGATTTTCGCGGCTGCCCGTTCGTCAACGCGGTCGCCGAACTCGGCAGCGAGGACCAATCGGTGCGCAAGATCGCGGTCGCCTTCAAGGAAAGCCGAAGGCTATGGTTCCGCGATCTGCTGCTAGAGCTCGGCGTCGCCGATGCCGAGGGATTGGCAACACAGCTCGCTTTGCTGGTTGACGGCTCGATCGCCCAGGACCTCGTCCGCAACGACCCCGCGATGGCGCGCGCGGCCAAGCAAGCCGCGGCGGTGCTGCTGGAGAATGCCGGGGTGAAGGTCGGCAGCGGTGCAGTCGCACCGAAGCCGCACCCTGCGACGAAAAGGCCTCGGCCATCCTCCCCGATTTGA